The proteins below are encoded in one region of Solenopsis invicta isolate M01_SB chromosome 8, UNIL_Sinv_3.0, whole genome shotgun sequence:
- the LOC105198140 gene encoding actin-related protein 5, whose product MEIELIELKDIKAIADIIHPYPDRVKSECTPLVIDNGSYNCRVGWATEKEPQLIFKNLIAKPRKERGKKDGEPQVGNDIANIEAVRFQLKTQFDRNVVTHFEAQEQIFDYTFTHMGIDTEGSVNHPIILTEAFLNPNYSRNLMAELLFECYNVPSVAYGIDCLFSYQHNNCPPDGLIVSIGYHTTHIIPILDGKADATNARRINVGGYHITSYMHKLLQLKYPVHVNAITLSRAEELIHEHSMIALNYQEDLSKWADVDHYDTHVLRVQLPYVAPATAPGLTLEQQKERKRELARRLMEINARKREERLAEDEEQLNQLLAVQDLLEEGEIDEFDQALKSYSLANEADLIKMINNLQAKVERTRQKIVAANSQEENIVMEEKPKIKSILQPKDQQDFDEWIAGVRKKRQEILDKRMAKRQRRQDMAKRRTAAAQERMRIISQLAKKEKRDDDFGMRDEDWDVYKVINREGGDSDSELEQEKLLELEDVLRHHDPEFDNAGSSVPMVPGETHQLHVGVERLRAPELLFQPSMIGSIEAGIAETIEFVLKQYTPEEQTRLVSNVFLTGGSTAFPGLLERLKRELREMRPFGSNFQVNIAKNTSLDAWYGARDFGLNGNFPEYLVSRKEYEENGGEYLKEHSTSNTYTRSPDPLPMIQVPVTSEQIIVEDAVVDVEIE is encoded by the exons ATGGAAATAGAATTGATtgaattaaaagatataaaggCCATAGCGGATATAATACACCCTTACCCGGACCGAGTAAAGTCTGAGTGTACACCACTCGTTATTGACAatg GATCCTACAACTGCAGAGTTGGTTGGGCTACCGAAAAGGAACCACAATTAATATTCAAGAATCTCATAGCGAAACCGAGAAAGGAACGTGGCAAGAAAGATGGAGAACCTCAAGTAGGAAATGACATAGCAAACATCGAAGCTGTACGATTTCAGTTAAAAACTCAATTTGATCGAAATGTAGTGACACATTTTGAAGCTCAGGagcaaatatttgattatacgTTCACACACATGGGTATAGATACGGAGGGTAGTGTAAACCATCCAATTATATTGACAGAAGCATTCCTCAATCCCAATTATTCTCGTAACT TGATGgcagaattattatttgaatgttATAATGTACCATCAGTAGCATATGGAATCGATTGCTTATTTTCATATCAGCACAATAACTGCCCACCTGATGGTTTAATAGTTAGCATAGGCTATCATACAACTCATATAATACCGATACTGGATGGCAAAGCGGATGCCACAAACGCAAGAAGGATTAACGTTGGTGGATATCACATCACATCGTATATGCATAAACTTCTTCAATTGAAATATCCAGTACACGTCAATGCAATAACGCTTAGTCGGGCAGAG GAATTGATACACGAGCATTCAATGATTGCTTTAAACTACCAGGAAGACTTATCCAAGTGGGCAGATGTAGATCATTATGACACACATGTTTTAAGAGTGCAATTACCGTATGTTGCGCCTGCTACTGCTCCTGGTCTAACGCTTGAGcagcaaaaagaaagaaaacgagaATTAGCACGACGGCTGATGGAAATTAAtgcaagaaagagagaagaaaga TTAGCAGAAGATGAAGAGCAACTTAATCAATTGCTAGCAGTCCAAGATCTTCTAGAAGAAGGTGAAATCGATGAATTTGATCAGGCATTGAAATCTTACTCTCTTGCAAATGAAgctgatttaataaaaatgattaataatctGCAAGCAAAAGTTGAAAGAACCCGACAGAAAATTGTCGCTGCTAACTCGCAAGAGGAAAATATTGTAATGGAAGAAAAAcctaaaattaaatcaattcttCAACCCAAAGATCAACAGGATTTTGATGAATGGATTGCTGGAGTTCGTAAGAAAag acaagaaatattagataaacgCATGGCAAAGAGACAACGAAGACAAGACATGGCGAAGCGAAGGACAGCCGCCGCACAGGAGAGGATGCGCATAATTAGTCAGTTAGCGAAGAAAGAAAAGCGTGATGACGATTTTGGTATGCGAGACGAAGACTGGGACGTGTACAAAGTCATAAATAGG GAAGGTGGCGATTCAGATTCAGAATTGGAACAGGAAAAACTATTGGAATTGGAAGATGTTTTACGTCATCATGATCCAGAATTTGATAATGCTGGATCTAGCGTTCCTATGGTTCCTGGGGAAACTCACCAACTTCATGTAGGCGTAGAACGTTTACGGGCACCAGAATTATTGTTTCAACCATCTATGATTGGTTCTATAGAAGCCGGAATCGCCGAGACAATCGAATTTGTTTTAAAACAGTACACTCCCGAAGAACAAACACGTCTTGTAAGCAATGTATTTCTTACCGGTGGATCAACAGCATTCCCAGGATTATTGGAAAGATTAAAACGCGAACTGCGCGAAATGAGACCTTTTGGATCGAATTTTCAAGTGAATATCGCGAAAAATACCAGCTTGGATGCCTGGTACGGTGCAAGAGACTTCGGTCTAAATGGTAATTTTCCTGAGTACTTAGTCAGTCGCAAGGAATACGAGGAAAACGGTGGAGAATATCTCAAAGAACACTCGACAAGTAATACTTACACTCGATCACCCGATCCTTTGCCGATGATACAAGTACCTGTAACATCTGAGCAAATTATCGTAGAGGATGCCGTAGTTGATGtagaaattgaataa